CCCGAGGTCCCGATGTAAAGCATGGGAAAGACGTACCCGGCCGCGGTTCGTCCGACACAAACGGTTTTGTCGAACGGGGTGGCGGGAACCTACGCGCGTCGGCACCGAATTGAACGGAGACGCTATGGAAATCGGCTACTCGCTTTCAAGTGAAGAACAGCGACCCAACGACCTGGTGGACCTGGCCGCTGAGGCCGAACAACGCGGCTTCGCCTTCGCCCTCATATCCGACCACTACCACCCCTGGACCCGACGGCAGGGCCAGAGCCCGTTCGTATGGTCGGTCATCGGCGGCATCGCCCGGGCCACGAGCACCCTGCGCCTGGGCACGGGCGTCACCTGCCCGACAATCCGGATCCACCCGGCGATCATCGCCCAGGCGGCAGCAACCTCGGCCTGCCTGATGGAGGGCCGGTTCTTCCTCGGTGTGGGCAGCGGCGAGAACCTGAACGAACACATCCTCGGCGACCGCTGGCCCGAGGCCAGCGTGCGCCTCGAGATGCTCGAAGAGGCCGTCGGGGTCATCCGCCTGCTGTGGGAGGGCGGCAGCCAGAGCCACCGGGGCCGCTACTACACGGTGGAGAACGCCTGCATCTTCTCCCTGCCCGACGAGCCGCCGGCCATCTGCGTGGCAGCCGCCGGCGAGAGGGCGGCCGAGCTGGCGGGCAAGATAGGCGACGGCCTCGTCGGTGTGGCGCCGGGGCCGGTCGTCAAGACCTTCGAGCAGGCCGGCGGCAAGGGCAAGCCCAAGTACGGCCAGGTCACGGTCTGTTACGCGAAAACCGAGTCCGAGGCGCAGGCAACAGCGCGCAGTTGGTGGCCCAACGCAGCAGTTGAGGGTGAGCTGGGCCAGGAGCTTCCGCTACCCGCCCACTTCGAGCAGGCAACCAGTTGGGTGGACGACAAGACGATGGGGGAGAAGATCCCGTGCGGCCCCGACCCCGAGATCCACGTCAACGCGATCAAGGAATACGCGGGCGCCGGCTACACCCACGTCTACGTGCACCAGGTCGGGCCGGACCAGGCAGCGTTCTTCGACTTCTACGAGCGGGAGGTTATGCCCGCCCTCAGCACGGTGACGGCGGACAGGTAGGCGTCAGGGCTGGGCGACCTCTTCGCCGGTTTCGACCTCGGTCTCGATCGCATCCGCCGCCTCGTCGGTGACGGTCGTCTCGTCATCGGGGTCGGCCGCCGGGCGTCCCGGGGTGCCGTCGGCGTGTCGCGGCGGGACTATCGCACCGGCGGCGTCCGGTCCGTCCTCCGCAGCGTTTCTTTCCTGGTTGTCTTCGGCGGACATGCTTTCCTCCTGGTTTGATGGGCCCCGGGCTTACTTCGCAGCCTTCTCCTTCTCGTCGAGCTTGCGCTCGATCCTGCGGAGCATGGCTTTGATCTCCTCCTCCCCGTCC
The DNA window shown above is from Actinomycetota bacterium and carries:
- a CDS encoding TIGR03557 family F420-dependent LLM class oxidoreductase, coding for MEIGYSLSSEEQRPNDLVDLAAEAEQRGFAFALISDHYHPWTRRQGQSPFVWSVIGGIARATSTLRLGTGVTCPTIRIHPAIIAQAAATSACLMEGRFFLGVGSGENLNEHILGDRWPEASVRLEMLEEAVGVIRLLWEGGSQSHRGRYYTVENACIFSLPDEPPAICVAAAGERAAELAGKIGDGLVGVAPGPVVKTFEQAGGKGKPKYGQVTVCYAKTESEAQATARSWWPNAAVEGELGQELPLPAHFEQATSWVDDKTMGEKIPCGPDPEIHVNAIKEYAGAGYTHVYVHQVGPDQAAFFDFYEREVMPALSTVTADR